The Magnolia sinica isolate HGM2019 chromosome 3, MsV1, whole genome shotgun sequence genome includes the window TAGTACTTTCAAGATTTTGAACATTAAGTTCACATTGTTAGTATAGAAATGACCAGTATACGATTCAAAATATGCAACATCTGTGGACAAAAATGAAGATGTCATTAAAAGAATGAAGAGAAGTCCGCAACAAAGTAATGCAGCGAGTCCAACATCTGTGGATGACAAGTTAATAGTACTCTCAAGATTTTGAACATTTAGTTCACATTGTTAGCATAGAAATGACCAGTATACGATTCAAAATATGCAGCATCTGCGAAGATGCCATTAAAAGAATGAAGAAAAGTCCGAGACGCAGTAATGCAGCAAGTCCAATAGAAACTCTTTGCATTCTGAACTGAGAGGATcatggtatttttattttattttttatttttttttgagaattgagAGGATGATGGTATTAAAACACAGTTACATTATGGCTGTAAAGGctgttacatgaaggaaacagtTCACTTTTTTCTGCTACGTTTTTATAGTGATGAAGTTTCAACGATGATTCTATAATTTCTTTCATTTGAAATATCCTTATGTCATAAGAAAGAATTCACAAAAGAGTTCTCCCATCTATGCTGAATGGCCTCCCATCCATCACCCTAAAGATTTCCTCCTCCGGGTAAAGAGATATCAAAGATAGACTCAACAGGACTGAGGctgttacatgaaggaaacagtTCACTTTTTTCTGCTACATTTTTATAGCGATGAAGTTTCACCAATGATTCTATAATTTCTTTCATTTGAAATATCCTTATGTCATAAGAAAAAATTCACAAAAGAGTTTGGCTGAATGGCCTCCCATCCATCACCCTAAAGATTTCCTCCTCCGGGTAAAGAGATATCAAAGATAAGACTCAACAGGACTGAGGAAGTGGAGCATTGTCTTTTAGCCATTGAAAAATCGGAAAGTGATTCACCATCTCTTCCTGTTTCCTGCATATAAAGCATATTATCTTCTAGTTCTTTAGATGCCATGTCTTAAAACTATGTCACCATCATCCAACAAAATGCCACAGCTCTAGGTGATACAAATACTCCCCATACCTAGGTCTAGGAAACGGCCCTCTCCAAATTGACAAGGGGAGACTCAAGAAAGATTAAGCCAACAACAAGCCTTGATCATCTGATACCCTCCGGTCAAGTGGTCAACCCATTCAGAGAATATAGGCTTATTCAAACCTACCTAATAAGTTCAATAGACATAATCTATATCAGGCAATTGTGGTAGCATGGACACTACTACACAAGGATAGCCCAGAACACTACCACAGAGTTGACATGGATTTGATTAGTGGAATTAACTAAATCTGTGGATGCAAGAACAAGGTGGCAAGGATgccaataaattaaaaaatttaaagatAGGGAAAGAAAAATAGAATGGTGGGGCATATACCTTGCAATAAAGAAAAGATAAATGAAAGTGAGGTGGTTTAATGGCCAGAAGGGCTTCGGCTTCATAATGCCGGATGACAGTAGGGAAGATCTGTTTTGTCCATCAGTCCTCTATCAAATCTGACGGCTGCTGCAGCCTCGCTGAGGAAGCCGTCGAGTTCGAAATCAAGCAGGGAGATGATGGACGGACCAAGGCCATTGATGTGAGTGAGCCCAATGGATCCTCCATGCAAGGACACCAGAGGGGTGGAGGAGGTGGCGGTGGCCGGGGAGGCGTGTACAGGTTCAGAGGTGGAGGTGGGTACGATGGAGGTGGGTAAGGCTTCAACGGCGGTGGCGGAAGAGGTCAAGGCAGGAGAGGCGGACATGGTGGGAGGAAACGGCGGTGGCGGTGGCGGGTACAGTGATGGCTACAACAACTATGGAGGAACTTGTTACAATTGCGGTGAGCCGGGCCATATGGTGAGGCGCTGTTATCAGGGCAGCGGTGGTGGCCACGGTGGCAGGAGGTATGGTGGTGGCAGAGGTGAAGGTAGTGGCAAATCATGTTATAACTGCGGGGAGCAGGGGCATTTTTCTAGGGAGTGCCCTAACAGAAATGAAGTGggtaggttttttctttttcttttattgctCTTTTTTTGGGTTCCCATCAGATATTTtgatttgggttttgtttttttgGGTTGTTGGTAGTGGAAATTTGACCGTTGATGGAGGTGGGTCcagtttttctccttttctttttttgctgATATGCATTTTTTGGACTTGTTTTTGGAGCAATCGTGCATTGATGTGGAGGGAAGGAAAGGTTTGCTTTGTTTAGAGATTGAAATCCATCCTCTCTCTCGTGCATTGATGTGGAGGGAAGGAAAGGTTTGCTTTGTTTAGAGATTGAaatccatcctctctctctctctctctctctctctctctctctctctttctctctctccttatataCATATATGGTTTTATTAATGGATTAGCATTTTCTCTGgcttccaaaaatgaaaaataaaataaaaatgaaagtgaTGTGGAGAAGTTTAATAGAACTATAATCCCAAATACTATAAAATAGGTCAAATATTAGTATTGGTCTTCCATACTTCAATATTTGAAGCTAAAAGTCCTGTCAATGCCACATTGACTAATTCCCAGCTAATGATTAGTTGAAAAGGAAGAGTAGCTAGTATTAAAAAACAGAGGTAACTATAAAAATGAAGATCAACATAAGAGACCCAAACTACTTGAAATTTATGAAGTGATTGAGGAAGGTATAAGTGAAGGATGTAACGAATCTATACACTAAATTCTTCATTTAACTTACAATGTCAAAAGAATGGAAGAGACAGAAGGTTTCTATATATAGAAAAAGCCAGACACAAACAAAGTGAAAATAACAAAAGTTCAAATAACAAAGgtgcaagtaaaaaaaaaaaaaaactggattgGATGTGTATTCTTCAACCCACAGCAAATTACATTGCCCGTATATGGGTACAGGTAATCATACTGTTATGAGTACAGGTATAGGATTTAGGTGTTGGACTTGCTCAGACTGCTAAATTTCGGGTGTGGGGTTTTCTTCCATTGAACTGAAGGGACTGTAGAATCTGGAGGTGGAACCTGCTGGGGTCTTTCTCAGTCAGCTCTTTCTATGATTGTCTCACTGATTCTGGGTCGTGAAAAGCTCCCCGTCTCATTTGGAAGGTCCACTGTCCTCCTAGGGTGGTTGGCTTTTATCTGGATAGCAGAACTCAGCAAGGTCCTTACACTAGACCACCTTCGAAATAGACAACAAGTTATCGTAAACAGATGCTATTTGTGCCTTCAAGAGGAAGACAAATCATCTTCTTATTCATTTGCCTGTTTTCTCAAGGACTTTAGAATTTCATTCTACGGCTATATGGAGTTGATTGGGTGATGCCAGGGTCTGCAAGAACCTTacggatgcctgtaagttggaaTCTTAGCTTTAATACAACAAAATTTCTTGCTCTCCCTGATGAAAAATTCGTTTGGAGAGAATGCATCATAGAGTATTTCAAGATAAAATTGGGAGCATCAATTAGGTATGGCTCTTACAAAAAAAGGAATTGCCTCATGGGTTTCTTCTTGGAAGGAATTCAAGCCTGTCCATTTCTCAGAGCTTGTGAGAAGCGGGATGGAGGTGTTATCAAGGATTGCCCAAAGAATTTGGCAAATTTGGCACCACCTACTGAAGGTTATTGGAAGGAAGCTTAACTTCAATGAAGCTCCGAAGAAAATTCAGGTTCAGCAGATTTTAATGAAGCAGAGTTTTGGGCTCTTCAGCAAGGAATGAAAGAATTGGTCCAGCCAAACATGCCCTCTTCTACACTCAAAGTGGATTCAACAAATGCAATCCAGTGGGCCTCCTCTCCTGGAGAGTATCCTTGGAGTTTCACTTGTTGGGTGTAAGAGATCCAAAAACTGAAAGGAACTCATTTTCATTCTGTCATGCCCTAAGAAAATGAATGCCAGTGCCAATGATCTAGTCATGGAAGGGGCTGATCTGGTAAATATTGTAATCAGGAATTCTCTCCCTTCTGtatttttcattttgttttgttaaaaaattagctacccataaaaaaaaaaaaaattaaaaaaatcatgtatAGGTCAGGCACATCTCCTGATGAGCAGATCATCCTGGTTTTGGCCCCAGGTGATATTTATGGTGCAGCCCTAATGTTTTACAATTGACGGATTGGTGGGAGAGAtatatgtgaaagttcacatacagCATTGTATTTGAACATTTCTCTAAACACTTCTAGAGAAATGCTCGACTAACAAATGTGAAAATACCTGAAATTGAAAAGTGAAAATAGCAAAAGTTCAACTAGGAAATGTGAAAgtaaaaaggagagaagaaactgGGTTGACTgttattttctttgaaaataacaACAAAACTTCAACTAAGAAGTGTTCAGAAATCTAGTCAAGTATTCTCTGTTTCTTTCATCTTGCTTGGACTATGCCCGACTCTATGGAAGCTTTTTTCATTGTCTGGCATGGAATGccagtggaagaaatggagacttTTGATGCTTGCTGTTTTTTGGATAGTTTGGGGGAACGTAATAACCACTGCTTGAAGAATATTTGCAGTCTCCCCTCGACAGTTATTTCTAAGGTGTTCCCCCTTGTCAGCGACTGGGTTCCCCATTACGGGTTgcgtttgtttttcctctttggtTTTGTTTCTCTGTGTTTCTTATTCTTAGCCTTAAGGCTTTTTCATTTAATTAATTCTTTTGtctttcaaaaaacaaaacaaaacttcAACTAAATAATGTGAATGTAAAAAATGAGAGAAGTAACTGGGTTGGCTGTGTATCCTTCAACCCCAACAAGCTACGCTAACAGCAGAAGGGGAAAAGTTCTCATTCTGGTATGACTACGGGTGTGGGGTCTAAGTGTTTAACTTGCTTCACAGCTACATTTCAGGTGCCAGATCAGGCAAATGTCCAGATGAGCAGAGCATCCTGGTTTTCGCCCCAGGTGATATTTATGATGCAGCCCTGATGTTCTAAAAAGTGACACATTGGTGGGAGAGAGCATtatatgtgaaagttcacatatATTGATTATTGAACATTTCTCTCCATACATTTTAACCTATGTTACTAATCTTAAAAtgtttttataattattattatgttACGACTTCACTCCAGTCACTAGCCCTCGTTGCGGCTCCACCCTAAAGGCCTTTAGGAAGGTGAAAGCGGATATGTCAGATTGGGCCTCCTAGCTGTTGGGCTTTGTAGTCTGTTTGTATTGCCTTGGGTTTGTATAGTCCCAGGCCATCTCGGACTTTGGTGTGGATCTGTATAATCATTGGGTGTGGCTGCTGGGGTTGTTGGGCCCTGGTTTGCTGGTTTTGGTTTTTTggcaataaatattaaaaaaaaaaaagaaaaaaaaaaaaagaagccaaagcCAATTTAACCCAATTGCCTTTCAAAAATTTTTATTGCATTTTCATTATATAAAACATTCAGGTATAACTGAGCTAATATCCAAAGAGTTCCTATATCATGATGTGTCATATACAGCATGGGGAATCCGAAGGATTTGAGAATCCAAATGTCGTAGCCAGCAAATCACCTAAATTAGagagtttttttaatttttttgaaagaagAAGAGTTCAATTTTTATTTTGTCTAATAAGCCAACTCTTCTCTTGATGAGCTAGAAGGACAAACAGAGAGCCAAGAAGCAAATTAATTTCTTTCTACTGCAAACTTGTGAGAATATTCAAATCAGCAATAGGAGTGCTTCCTGTTGAAATGAATAATACATGCACACAGGCTGATCTGATACAAATGAAAGGCACAGCCATAACCAAAGGGCATATAAAGAGTGCAAATTCACAATCAGATCGGTTGGCAGGAGAGCAACTTGGATAAGAATAAACTTCAAAAAGACACCAAGCTCCTCCAAATTATTACCGATAAAGATGAAGGCTCCAAGATCCCATAAATCTTGAGAACGTAGAGATTTTGCTCCTTGCTTGCAAGAAAACTGCATGGCGCAAGGAGATTCTTTTATCGCTATCTTGTTGGCTTCTAGTAACATAGTTCCTTATTTATAttcatggagttttttttttttttttttctttgaccaAAGGATTTTGTTCTTTTAGGGAATGTTTGGAAGTAGCATCGGAATCATGCTCCCACTTGTTCAAGTGTGAGTATCGAGTAATCAAACAATGCCTAATGACTTATTCTTTAATCTTTAGGACAATATTACACCGAGCTTGGCGTGGTGCAATTTTGTCCCAAAAATAGCTTGTCGCCTCTTACTTGACTTACTGTGGATGTACGTCAATGCCTAATGACTTAAGAATACTCAACAGTCTTCGAAGTGACGAGCAAGAGATCACTCTCGAGTCAATGAAGAATGATATTCTCCGAAAGGATGACAAGGTGGGGACTGTTATTATGATAGGCAATGGCATTTCAGGCAATGAAAAGGTGACGTGGGCAAATTTGGCAAAAGATAGAATGAACAAGAAGGCGGCTACCGGATGCTTGACCTAAGAAATGCAAGCAAAAAGGAAGACACCACTGACAATGAAGAAGACAGGGAACTCTCAAGAAGTGGTTCGCATACAAGGACGCAAAAAGAAGAATCCAAGGAAtgctagagtttttttttttttttttggaggataACAAATAATTTTTATTGAAATGCCGCTATAGAAAGCAGAAATGAATACAACCCAAGAGGAAATATTACAATTCAAGCAAGGGTGCCACTACTTCAACATTTACATTTTTTTACCCCAAACACCCAATCTGACACATCTCTTTTGAATTTCCACACTTACTCCTCCCTAGATCTTTACTTGTTAAGGAAGCAACACCTATCCCAATCACACCATATATTCCATAAGACTGCCATTATGACCAGGCATGCTAGAGATTTAGTGTTACCCTGCCAACAAAGAAGGAACCATGGAAGATGGCCTCCGCCAAGGAAGGAGAATGACTATGAAGAGTCCTGCATAAGGGGTTTCCTCCTACTGCAACTCGTGGATGAGTTATTTTGAAGACGGGAATTGGTACTGCAACCACAAGTGGATTGACTTGATCACACATGCTGGCCCATTTGTCCCACGTGCGGGACCATGGTCACATGCATGATAGCTagattattagttttatttgctTTTGTTTATTTTAAGTCTTGTACCGACCAAGATACCCCCTACTTAAAGCCATAGTAAAATAAGGAAGGAGGGTTATAGTCTTTTCATTGGTATTAGAATTTCATTACTTTAGTCATGTAGTCTCATTATGTTTTGGAGAGTAAAAGGTACTCTTTTCTCTTTTTGAGAAAATATCCACTCACTTGCATGTGCTGTCATTGATCTTAAGCTTGTTAGCTAGATCTTTTACTGTCTAATCCCAACCCATACTTCCGATTGCATTAATCATACGTTTTGGTTATGGCCGGCCCACCCAGATCAACTACAGATATGAAGCATCAACTGTGAATCAATAATTAAACTACATGCACATTCCCCACAACCCAAATCAACCACTGAAAACAGAATCTGAATTCAAGAATTTCAAATTCACACCTGATTCTGTTCCAAAATAATCTTACCAACTATACATAAAAAAGCAATATCAAATTAtcaaaaacaagaaagaaaacgaaaacccatgacaaaatccaAATAAAGATAACAACAACAACGATAAGAAGGCAAAGGCCATACCTGTGAGCGTGTAGGAGTGCAGCAGGCCCCAGGTAGGACTCGGGGTTCCACCAGTAACTAGGGCAAGACGTGCTGCAGCAGGCGCAGAGAATGCACTCGTACATGCCGTCGAGCTTCGCCCGGTCCGCCTTGCTCTGTGGAATCTCCTTGCCGGGCGCAGGTGGCGGGCTCTTCCTCTTCAGCCAAGGCTCGATGCTCTTGTACTGGTTGTAGAAATTCGTCATGTCAACAACCAGATCCTTGATAACGAACATGTGCGGGAGAGGGGTGATCATGGTGGAGGCCGTGGAGGAGGATTCGATCTTAGTGAGGCAGGCGAGTCCGTTGCAGCCGTTGATGTTCATGGCGCAGGAGCCGCAGATGCCCTCCCGGCACGAGCGGCGGAAAGTGAGAGATGGGTCCATCTCGTTCTTGATCTTGATGAGGGCGTCGAGGACCATCGGCCCGCACTCCTTCAGGTCGATCTGGTAGTCCTGCAGCTGCGGCTTTGTGGGGGCGTCCGGGCTCCAACGGTAGATGGAGAAGGTCTTGGGATTCGACGGCTTGGACTGCACCTCAGCTTGGGTGGAGTGGGCCTTGGCTTGGATGAGTCTTGATGGAAGGGATCGGCGGATGATACGGGCTGCCATGGCTGTCTGGCTGGTTGCCTGGAAGGAGGAGAAATGGTGTATAAGTAGGAGAAAGATTTTAGTAGTCCGCAGGAGCACGTTATAGCATAATCCTACCACATGAAGATAATCTTACGAGTCatatactctggcagagtctgATGTGCTTACGTTCATAAGCCCGTCACAGAATTAATCAAGCCGTCCAATTTTTCGGACCTCACACGGGTAATCAGCTTATTGAAACCTTTAAATGCACCTAATTGCATTTGGACTCTCGGGCATTTGCATCATCTATCGGGACCATCCATTATTTCCAATGCCTTACAAAAACCACATCTAGTGCTGGATCTTTCTTACGTGGATAATcctatccgtccatttttcatgccATTTGACTGTATGCTGTGGATCATTAGGACCATCCAAGCAGTATGGTTTTTTCAAGGCAGCTACCaggattaggtgcgaccccggCCGCACTTACGATGGTGCGTCCCTTATCATGGGGGTTCCATATTGATGTAATTATTATTGATCCACTTCATCCGtcccatttttcatatcatttaaaggcatgatatcaaaaatgaagaaaatctaattctcaggtgaaccattccataggaaacagtgattattgaccattaatgagccacaaaagctttagatcaagctaatatttttttcccttcctccATGTTTTCGTAACctcatcaacagattggatggaaaataaaaatttacggtgggccttatgaagtttttaatggcaaggcgttcaatcaccaacgtttcctacggtatggtccacatgagaatttAATCTTATTCATTTTTATCCTAAtggctaaaatgatctgaaaaaacagattaacggtgcggatataaaatacatacatcaaggtgagccccacgttaagggtcgcaccgtcttgggtaaggcggaggccgcacctaatccgctcccgagtTAAAGCGGCTATGCTTGATTTTCGTCAGCAGTATTTTGGTTAGCAAAGACGTAGGTTAGTCGCTAACTCCTCATGTGATTTGCTACGCGGCCACGTCGCGGCCCTTTTCTATATGGACGCGTGGTAAGCTTGTGCCACACACACGATCGGATGGAATTGGGCCGAACCTGAAAAATCAAAGTTTTGCTTCGCCCCCACGAAGTCAAAATTCATGCTGCTAGAATACAACCACGTACCACAATAACGGACGTCGACTTTCCCTTTTGAAAAATGTACCATCTTCcgataatcctaaccattctcTCAAATGTGATCGCTTGATCCATTAATGCCGGTTGGATAAATGGTTTTTACCATATATcaatgttgatgcagaaatctaatCGTCTTTGTTAGCCTGCCTTTCACTCGCGAGAGCAAGAGAATACACTGGGATACCCACGGTAACTGAGAACGAGGTCAATTTTTGAGGTTGGCAAACAAAGCCGACTTCCAAAGACATTGGTCGACACCAAACGTTAGAGTGATTTTCCAATCCTTGAATAATATATAGTTATCAAGTCTCGCTGTTCAGCTCATCTATCTCGTGTATTTGTTTAGCTCCATTTTACCCCTAACAAATATAAAATCCAATTCCTGCCAGTAGTTAATGCAATACTTCTAATGCTAATTTGAGGGGTCCTTTCACTTGAGGTAGCACTCATATACCAGATCTACATCTAGATTGCTGATCTTTCATTTGTTCAATGTGACTAATGTCTAGCCGGCTTTGTGAAATCCTTGGTGGGCTTTTATCATCGCATTCTCAAATTGCCATTGCAGACATCATACAATGGAGACAACTCTACTAGGTGACTCTATTCACACCCAACATATTGGTATGAGAATACTTTGTGCCTTATCCACATCCATCgataaggaaaaaaataataataaccttATTTTATTAGGAATTTTTCTTGACTGTGTTGGTGGGCCGGTAGTAATTCGTTGTCAAGTAAGATTTGGCTTAAATCACCACAATTGGAATCTCCACTAGCTCTTGCGAGTCAATGTGTGTGAAGAGTTAGAACTACATAGAAATTGGATTAATATGATTTTAAGATTATTGATATAATCCGAGACGGAATTAGGCACATCTGTTGCTTATTTTTAGTCTCTGCATAATAGAATGTGAACAAATTGTGAGAGAATTCAATGACTTTCAATGCATTTAACAGAAATGAATATGACCATTGATACAAATaagaaaatggaaatgaaagaataaaagaatgatgttttttttttttggtattcttGGTCTTGATCTCATTCTCTGATCAGCAACTTTGCTTCAATTGCTGGCATTAGGCTCATCGAAAGATAAAATTAAGCTAGAATTATCATTTTTAATCTTCCATCCCTTGCACTCAAACCCTATTCTCTTCTACTTCTTTGTTGCcgtttattttcttcctttttaactCATTTAACTAAGTTTTTAATATATGAGAGATTGAATATTCAAAGTCATTTTTCTTATAGAAAGTTATCCTATGTATAGACCTTGGGAAAGCAAGATGAGAGAAAATGAGTGTTGTTTAAAGGGGTTTTGTTCAAAATTGGGAGATTTATTTGCATCCATTTGTTGCAAGAATAAGATGGTCTTTGCCCTTTGATTAAGAATATGTAGTCAAAAAAGAATTTCTCTAGAAGTTGCCTAAATAAACATTTTTGGAATTTCCTTAGGTCAGGTACCTTTGGAGcgattctttatttatttttatctttttaattcAAAGGGGTTCAAAAGGGAGTTTTATTTTCTAATTAAACATGAAAAAGAGAAACCCAGTACTAAGTTTGAAATTCTCTAAAATTGACTGAATAAATCTTACAACTCTTTTTATAATTCATCATTGTGAGTAACAAATCTTACAATCCCCGGGCTCATTTCTCAAGATCTATATGCCATCAGAAAGTTGTTTCGACGCCTAC containing:
- the LOC131240778 gene encoding succinate dehydrogenase [ubiquinone] iron-sulfur subunit 2, mitochondrial-like isoform X2, with the protein product MAARIIRRSLPSRLIQAKAHSTQAEVQSKPSNPKTFSIYRWSPDAPTKPQLQDYQIDLKECGPMVLDALIKIKNEMDPSLTFRRSCREGICGSCAMNINGCNGLACLTKIESSSTASTMITPLPHMFVIKDLVVDMTNFYNQYKSIEPWLKRKSPPPAPGKEIPQSKADRAKLDGMYECILCACCSTSCPSYWWNPESYLGPAALLHAHRNWWPLFQA
- the LOC131240778 gene encoding succinate dehydrogenase [ubiquinone] iron-sulfur subunit 2, mitochondrial-like isoform X1, translated to MAARIIRRSLPSRLIQAKAHSTQAEVQSKPSNPKTFSIYRWSPDAPTKPQLQDYQIDLKECGPMVLDALIKIKNEMDPSLTFRRSCREGICGSCAMNINGCNGLACLTKIESSSTASTMITPLPHMFVIKDLVVDMTNFYNQYKSIEPWLKRKSPPPAPGKEIPQSKADRAKLDGMYECILCACCSTSCPSYWWNPESYLGPAALLHAHRWIEDSRDEYTKERLDAICDEFKLYRCHTILNCARACPKGLNPGKQIQMIKSKQIVKGL
- the LOC131240780 gene encoding cold shock protein 2-like: MDPPCKDTRGVEEVAVAGEACTGSEVEVGTMEVGKASTAVAEEVKAGEADMVGGNGGGGGGYSDGYNNYGGTCYNCGEPGHMVRRCYQGSGGGHGGRRYGGGRGEGSGKSCYNCGEQGHFSRECPNRNEVGRFFLFLLLLFFWVPIRYFDLGFVFLGCW